A segment of the Desulfofundulus kuznetsovii DSM 6115 genome:
CCCCGGCATGTCGCCCAAAAGGTAGTTGGATAAACATGCCGGCGGGGAAACTATAGGGAAGGCAGGGCCTTCCCTATAAAGCATCTTCGAGACCCGCTTCCTTGAGGGCGGCGGTGAGACGCTTCAGCTCCTGGGCGCGATCCTTGCGGCACACCAGCAGGCGTTCCCCGTCGTCCACCACTACCGGGTTTTCCACCCCCAGGGTGGCCACCAGCCTGCCGGGGGCGTGGATGATAGGGAGAGGAACTGCTTGGGTCTATCCCGCCGGGAGAGGGGCCAGAAGCGCTCCCCCGCCCCACCGGCCATAATTACGGCATAAAACAAAAACACATCCCCCCGTACGGCGGGGCATACACCGCTTTGTGCAGTCCTTACCCCGGTCTTTATCGCTCTCTAACGCCGTTATTGATGATGACCCGGGCTTCTTCCAGAGTGCTGGCGGCGAACAGCTGCTCCAGGATATAGTCCAGCGCTTCTAAATCGGTCATCCGCCAGACCTTTTGCTGCAAGTCGGCCGACTTATCCCCAAACTTACGGGACAGATATTTACAAATGATTTCCCGCGCTTTCTCCATACGCCCTTCCATACGGCCTTCGGCACGGCCTTCCGCGCGGCCTTCCGCACGGCCTTCCGCACGGCCTTTTTCATGCCAGCTGGTGGTTATCTGCATAATGGCGTCAACCTCCTTTTTGTCCATTTTGCCCAATTCACGGTAAAGTTGTTCTTCTTCCTCGCGGTTCAGCTTCAGGTAGGTCTCGAAAAAAACGGCCAGCAGTTCCATCCGCGCCGGGTCCAGTTTCATCCGGGCCAGCATGCGCAGGAATTCCAGCTTTACGCGCACCCTTTCTTCCGGCCTGAAGCCCATTTTGCTCAACAACGCCGCTGCTACCGGATTATCACTATGTATGTACTCCCGCCAGTCAAGTTTTTTCAGCTCCAGCTTGTAAAACCGGAAATTCAGGACCTCCAGGAAGGGGAAGGCAATCCCGAAACTGTCCGGTTCATCCCGTACCCGGTCGTAGCCGAACACGGCCACCGGTAATATCTTCCGCCGGTACTTCTCGTATAACCGGCTGAAGTAAACAAACATCCGCTCGTTAAAATTCTTTTGCACATACGATTGCGGTTCAATGTGCACCAGAATCAAACCGGGCTGGCCCTTGAGCCTGGTTTCCACCAGAATGTCCACTTTGTGCCTGTCACCGGCTGTAACATCGGTGAAGATTTCCTGCTGTAGAAACCTGATCTGGGTCAGGTCTATGGAGCGGGCGGCTTCCGGAAAGAACAACTCCATGAATTCGGCGAAAAATGTTTCCAGCAATTCTTTAAACAGGCGGTCATGATCGATCTGATTTTCAGTCATCGAGCCGTCTCCTTATATTCTTTCTGGTTAGAGTTTACCTCAGGTTCAGAAGGGTTTCAAGAAGCGGTCATTCTGCTTGCCGGCATCCCCCGGTTAAAACTCCCACTGGAAATCTTCCACCCGGGGGTGGGCGGTAATGGCTTTTTTCATCAAGTCGCAAATTCTTTGCAGCCCTTCCGGCGTCCTTGCTTCGCAGCGGGCCACCAGCACGGGCTGCGTGTTGGAAGCGCGCACAAGTCCCCACCCGTCCTCAAACAATACCCGGGCACCATCCACGTCAATAACTTCGAACTGGCGCTGAAACTCCTTGACAAGCTGCTCTACAACGGCAAATTTAACCTCGTCCGGACAGGGTACGCGCGTCTCCGCCGTAGAATAATACTGCGGCACGTCGGCCAAAAGCAGAGAAAGAGGTTTTTCCGTATTTGATAAAATACGCAAAAGCCTCCCGGTGGCATACAGCGCATCGTCATAGCCGTAATATTCGTCGGCGAAAAACATGTGGCCGGACATTTCCCCTGTAAAGGGGGCATTAAGTTCCCGCATTCTGGCCTTAATCAGGGAATGCCCGGTGCGGGAAAAAACGGGCTTCCCCCCAAGGCGGGCGGCTTCCTCCACCAGGCTCTGGGAGCACTTGACTTCCACCAGCACCGGGGCACCGGGGAAACGGGGAAGAATTTCACGCCAGAAGAGGATCATCAGCTTGTCCCCCCAGACCACGTTCCCCCGGTCGTCCACCACCCCCAGGCGGTCGGCATCCCCGTCGTAGGCCACGCCCAGATCCGCCCCCTCCTCAAGAACTTTCTTTTGCAAATCGCGGAGGTTGGCCGTTTTTACCGGGTCGGGGTGGTGGTGGGGAAAGGCCGGGTCGGGAGTACAATATAGCTCTATCACGTTACATCGAAGTTTGAAACTTTCAAATTAAAACCTCCCGGAAATCAAGGGCTCCGGGGCAATAATTAAAGACGTACCACTACATTTTCCTTCATTTTACAATAATGAGGGTGTGTGGTAATCATCGGAAGTCCGAGCACTTTGTTTGCAAGTGCCGTTACCGTCGTTTTTGATTTCAGCTACCTTTAGGGGTGGCCGGATTCCCAGTGCTCTGAATGCTTCATATGCGTTGCCCACCAGTTCCGTGCGGCATAGGTACTTGTCTTCCCCAATACTGAGTTCCACTGCTTTTAACTGTTGCAGGTCCCTGAGCAGGTAAACGTACTCCAGTTCAACTTCTTTTTCTGCCAGTTTTCTCTGTAAGGCCGATTCCAGGACCAGGGCCAGGAAACAGACCATGATGTGTCCCCGGACACGGCTGTCTTTCCAGTGGTAGACCGGGCGCAGGTCCAGACTGGATTTCATTTCCCGGAAGGCCCGCTCTACACGCCAGAGGTCTTTATAGGCCAGGGCCACTTCTTCGGTACTGAGTTGAGAGTTGGTACGCAGGACGTACTTGCCATCATACCGGGCTTCTTCTCTCAGGGCTTCCTGATCTATACCCACCACGGCGTCTTTGTTAAGCAATAGATACCGGCGGTAACCACGGTTGCCCACCAGCGATTTGATTCCGCCGTTTTTAAGCTGTTCTTCCAGCTTCCGGCACATTTCCTCCCGGGCCTTTTTGTCGTGTTCGGCCTGGACGGGATTATGGCAAACGATGTACCGGTCAGCATCGTACCAGACTTCTTTTACTTTCAGGTTTCCTTTGACGGTCCGGTACCTGCCGCCTGTTTTGAGTACTTCGCCGACGTCTTTGACTTTACGCATGCGCATACCCACAATATATTCGATGTGATTTTTGTCCAAATGTTCCAGAATATCCTGGCTGACCATGCCCCGGTCGCCTACAAAGACGACCCGGGTCAGTTGAAACCGTTCGCGGACGTCGGCAATGATTTGACTGAATGTGTTGACATCAGCTGTATTGCCGGGAAAAACCTCATGGGCTATAGGTATGCCGGCACGGGTCATTACCACGCCGACCATTACCTGGATTCTGTCCGGTCGATGATCTTTGGAGTGGCCGTAACGACCCAATTCCTCTGGCCCTCTGCCTTCAAAGTATGTGGATGTGGTGTCCCAGAAAATCATGTCCACTTCCAGGTCGAACAGGTTTCTGGTGCTGTCAAAAAGGTCCAGTTCTATCCTCTCTTTATATTCGGCCAGAAAATCAAGGGCACGGTAAAGATGGTGCAGTTCCAGCTGGTCAAAGGACGGCCGGTAAACTTCTTTGAGCCATTCATTAACGCCCCGTTTGGAAAGCGGGTCGCTGATCCGGTTCAGCACCATGGCGTAGACGGCCTCAGCCAGTTGGCTGCAGGTGTATGCCTGGGAGAAATGGCGTTTCAGGATAAAGTCCAGGCCAAGTTGTTCCCACAGATGCCGGAAAATTAAATCCAACCCCCATTCCTTGGCACTGTGAACCATCAGTTTATCAGCTTCGGCCTGTATCCATTTCGTTTTTGAGAATTTAGCCAGGCTGGCAATGAGCCGGTCAAGGCTGCCTTTCTGAAGTTCGTCGATGCGGCCCAGGTTGGCCACCACTTTCTGGCGCACTTTGCCGTGCTCCCTGACGGCTTCGACTATCTGGACATAAGTTCTTTTTGAGCCGTCCTTGTTGGTGAAAGTTTTTGTTCTGGCATACATGGCATAGATATTATACCATGTTAAGGCAGGTTAGAAAAACTAAATATTTACAGACGTGGCACTACACTTTCGCAATTTTTAAGTATTCCGCTAACTAAGACCCTTGATTTTACTGGGTTTCCAGCTTCGTTGGAAATGTATGGGGCGCTAAAGTTTCAAACTTGAGTTACAGCCCCAGCGGCGCAGGACCTGCGGCGCGAAGTAACCCGCCGTACCGCTGCCGCAGTCCACGACCACTTTCAACTGGCGGGGACCAAGCTTAATTTTATCGGCCAGCATTTCCAGGTAGGCGGGAACAACGTCAGCAGTTTTAATTTTCCCCCGGCCGGCGGCAAAGGAACCGAGTGAGCAAATCTCCCTGAGCTTCTGGATTTCCTTCCCGTAGATCGTTTCCGCGCCGCCCGCAGCCAGCTTAAATCCGTTTTCCTCCGGCGGGTTGTGGCTGCCGGTGACCATCACGGCGCCTTTTACGCCCAGGTGGTAGCGGGCGAAATATACGATGGGTGTAACCACCAGGCCCAGATCAATAACATCACATCCCGTTGATAAAAGCCCCTCGCAAATTCCGTTTCGTAATTCTCCGGAGCTGGCCCGGTTGTCCCGGCCCACCAGCACTTCCCTTAAGCCCTGTTCTAAAAGAAAGGTGCCGAAGGCTTTTCCCAGGGTACGGGCAGTTTCAAAGGTCAAATCTTTTCCGGCCACGCCCCGGATGTCGTATTCCCGAAAGATGGAGGGGTTTAAAAAAGGAGATATCTTCAGCAAGTCGAAAAAACCTGGTTTAAAAAAGCTCACAATACCTAACAAGCTGTTAGTTTTTGTGAACCCGGCCTCCCCATGACCAGGCTTTCGCTCCTTTCTGGATTGGATTTGCCTACCCCTGGGAGCGGGCTGAAGCGACAGGAAGACCTCGGCCCCGGGAGTCCCACCCGGACGGGAGAACTGCGCGAAATAGGCACTTCCGGCTTGCGCCTTCATCAATGTTGACTATTTCGCGGAAAACACCGCCTCCCGCGATCTGTTAGATACGGCCTACCGGTTTATCCGACACCGGCTAAACGGGGTCACCTGCTCAGCAAAGCAAGCTGCTTCAACTCGTGCCAGACGGAATAAAACGATTCCTGCTTGAAACGGTCCAAACCGTTATATACGGGAATCTTTTCGTCCAGCCGGTTGAAGAGCCGCTTCACCTTTCGGGTCATCCCTTTTCCTTCCCCAGGTAAGGAATCAACCTTTCGGTTCAGCTTCTCTTTGATGACTCGAATTTTTTGCTTCAACTCGTTGGTAATGCGCTCTCTGAAGCCTATCGCCCGCCGGGCGATAGTTAAAGCGGCGGCGTGGTGGATAATTACCCCGTACCGCTCCATGTATTTGTAATAACCAATGGTGGACGTGTGCGCCGGCCTAACCGGTTTTACGCCGACACCTTCCTTGAATGCCCTGCGCGTGACGGCCTCGATTATCTTCTTAAACGGGAAGTTGGCCGCCATGCGGTTGAATTTCCTGTCCGTGTCCAGCCGGTCTTTGCCGAAGTCCAGATCCTCTAATGCGATGGGTTTGCCTAAAACTCTGGCGATGTCCACCACCACTTTGGCCAGCACGCCTATCAGGTAGGTGCGCCGGTATCCGCGGCTGTAAGCAAGCTCCGGTATTTTGATGTAGAGAAAACCGTTTGGTTGTACTGTCACCTGGAACTCTCCGGCAAATTTATGCAGTGCCTTCGGGTAAGGAACAGCGAATCCTTCCGGCCAGGGTTCGGGTTGGCCGAAATAATTGACGTTGGCCAAAGCTACACCGTCCGGGTTGGTGTCCATGCCCAGGTAGCCCCGGTTGGGATTGGTTACTGGTTCAGGTGCTGCTATGGTGAAGGTAATGTGCACCCTGTACCGGCCGTCCCGGCCTCTGATTAACTCGATGTTATAGGGAGTGCCGGAAAGAAGCAGTTCCCACACCTTGAGCCGGTGTTTTTCCGGCAGCCAGAGCTTTCCTGTTACCCGGGGTGCCTTCGTCATTACCGGCCTTCCTCTGCTGTCTGTGCCTATTTGCTCCGAAAGGTGGGAAAAACTCGCCACAGACAGTGTATTTTATGCCGTCTTCCGGGTTAACCGTTTTCTTCTTTTTCGGCTTCCTCATCTTGCGTCATCCCCGCGATCAGTTCCCGAAACCCCTGCCTGACTTTTTTGCCACCCCTGGCTCCGTATAACCGGGCCGAAAAGGACGTGACTATGGCCAGCAATTCCCCCTCCAAGCTCGGTATGAGCGTCTTCCGGTTCTTTTTCCGTGAATTTCCACGCCGCAGTATTACAGGTACCGCTCGATGTACGATTATCCAAACCGGGCCAGCCGGTCGGGATATTCGATGATAAGCTTTTTATACTCGCCCCGCCCGGCCAGCTTGAGTACGTTCGCTAAACCGCGGCGCTTCTGGTTTAAACCGCTGGCCACGTCCGTGAATTCCGCCCTGACAGTAAAACCGTTTTCCCGGGCTGACTTTCGCAACCGTTCCATCTGCCGGTCAAGGTTGCCCGCGTCGGCCTGCTTTCTGGTGGATACCCGGGCGTAAAGCACGACTGTTTCTCGCCTGTTAGTCAATTGGTTGGATTTTAAGAGTCTGTTGCAATCGTCCATAAAGTACCGGCGCTGGCCTCCAGGCAAACGGACGGGACAAGATTTTGTCGCGCTTTTCCCAGTTGCGCAGGCTGTTGGGATGAACGTCTAATTTTTTTAACGCTTTGCTTATGGTTAAAAGTTCCATACGTGAGCAAGAAGAACAAATTGTCCAATCTTAGGGGGGTCAGCCCGACTTTTATTGCCGGCTACAGCATTTTCTACTGCATACTGGAGTGTTCCAATGTCAATACCAGTCAAGCCGGGCTTTACACCACGCGGGTAAATTACTACCGTACGGATTTTGGGCATATAATTCTTTTCCTGCCGCCAGGCTTTGCTCACCCGCAGGTCGTAAAGAATGAAGCGCTCCAGATCCTCCACGCCGGCCGGTGTTGACTGATACTCCAGGTGGAGCAGCGTACCATCTTCGATCAGGAAAAGATGGTCCATGTCGCGCCGCTCCACCTCTATGGCCGCCTGTACCGTCGGCTCTACCCCGATAATTTTGCCGATCTTTATGCCGAAGAATTCCACCATTCAATCATCTTACTAATTAAAGATATAAGCTCTTCCTTGCTCAGCCGGGCAAGCATTTCCTCCAGAGGTGCCAGTTCCCGGAATGATTCCGGCTCATGGACATAGGCAAGCAACAGGGCCACGATGATGATAGCCCCATCATTATAATAGTTCCTGCCGCGCTCAAAACTCTGAGGATCCGCCATGTCTTTGGACAAACTCATAGAAGTTGCCTATAGTGGAACAACCGCCTTCTCCACGGCTATTAGCATGCATCTAAGCTTTTCTTTCTACGGGTTCGATCCCCAGTTCATTCGGCCATTCCTTTATCCACCCGGTCATTGCTGCCTGTTTCATTTGGTACCAGCGTTGGCGCTCTGCAGGGTATTCACCCATCTCCAGCTACTGGCATTCAAGCAGCTCTACAACAGTATATCTGCGGTTACCAGGCAGATTGCCGCCCCCGGTTCCCCGGTGTTGTTGCTTCCCGCTGACCGTTCCTGCATTTTTCTTTCACCTGGAAACAGGGAAGGTTAACCTGGGCAACCTTCGAAGATACTTTCCAACAATGTTCCTCAATCAGCCGGTAAATTAAGTCAGCCCGCCAGATAAACATCCCGCTGTTCCACAGGTAGCGGCCTGAAGCCAGAAACTGCCGGGCCTTTTCCGGCCCCGGCTTCTCCGTGAACCTTTCCACCCGGTAAACTGGTATGCCTTCATGCAACACTCCTGAGCACCCGTTTATGACTATGATATGCGGGATAAAAAGAAAAAAGGAAATTTCATTCTGTTTGCAGTTTTTAAATCTACCCTACCTGGGCAACTTTATTCCACTTCTCTTTCCTGAAATTTGGAATTAATCCCTGTAATAAAGCGACCGCCTCCTCTTCGGATAACCATCCGGCATTACCCAACACGCTGAGGAAATGGTTCAACTTGGCCGAGTCCACCGGTTCCGGCCGGGCTATGAAAATGCGCTCGTGGCGGGTGGAATTCACTTTTTCCGCACTCGTCAGCAATTCTTCCGAAAGCTTCTCCCCGGGCCGGACGCCCGTAAAAACGATCTCGATATCTTCCCCGGGCTCAAAGCCGGAAAGGCGGATCATGGTTTCGGCCAGCTCGACAATCTTTACCGGCTCACCCATATCCAGCACAAAAATTTCCCCGCCGCGGGCCATGGCCCCCGCCTGAATAATCAGCTGCACGGCCTCGGGGATGGTCATAAAATAACGGGTCATTTCCGGGTGGGTCACCGTTACCGGCCCGCCGGAGGCAATTTGCTTCTTAAATATAGGCACCACGCTGCCCCGGCTGCCCAGTACATTACCGAAACGCACCGCCGCAAAACAAGTTTTGCTTTTTAAAGCCATCTCCTGCACAACCATTTCGGCAACCCGCTTGGTGGCGCCCATAATGCTGACCGGATTGACCGCTTTATCCGTTGAAATCAGTACAAATGTCCGGACATTACAATCATGGGCCGCCCTTGCGACATTAAAGGTCCCCCACACATTGTTCTTTAAAGCCTCAAAGGCATTCTCTTCCATAAGGGGAACGTGCTTGTGCGCCGCTGCGTGGAAAACAACGTGGGGCCGGTGAACCCCAAACAACCTGTTTATGGAAGCCGCATCACGTACATCAACAATGGCCGGAGCAAGCTCAAGCTCCGGGTAACCTTGGGACAACTCCCGGTGAATTTCAAAAATACTGTTCTCCCCATGTCCCAATAAAATCAGTTTTCGAGGATTAAACTGGGCTATCTGGCGGCAAAGCTCAGACCCGATAGAGCCCCCCGCCCCGGTAACCAGCACGGTCCTGTCCTCCAGATAACCGGCAATTTCCTCCAGGTTCACCTTCACTGGCTCCCGGCCCAGTAAATCTTCCACTTCAACGTTGCGAATCTGGCTGACCGTAACTTTCCCGTCAATCAATTCGTAAATTCCCGGCAAAATCCGCAGCTTGGCCCCGGTAGGGCGGCAAATCTCCACAATTTCCCGGATTACCCTCCCCGGAACGGAAGGCATGGCAATAATGATTTCCTCTATGGCGTACCTGTCCACCAGGCGGGGAATATCTTCGCGCGTACCCAACACGGGAAGGCCGAACAACTGCATTTTTTGCTTGGCCGGATCGTCATCGACAAAGCCGACCGGCACGTGGTGATGATTGTTCTGGTTGTTCAGTTCCCGTGCTACCGCCGCGCCCGCTTCGCCGGCACCTACAATCAAAACCGGACGACCTGCGCGAAGCCTGCCAAAATGGATTCCCCTATTTAAAAACAAGCGCCACGAAAAACGAAAGCCGCCGATCAGGACTACATTCAGCAACCAGGCGATGATAAAAACAGTGCGCGGCAGGGGAAACTTGCCGCCCTCCATATAAAAATAGGCAAGAGAAATGTTTACAAAGACGCCCGCGGTGACGGCTCCCACAATCGAAAGTAAGTCGCTCACGCTGGCGTACTGCCACATCCTGGCATACAAACCGAAGGCATAGAAAGAAATCAACCACACCAGCGTGAAAAGTAAAGCCATAGAACGATAAGAAGCATAGTACTGGGCGGGGATGTTCCCGTCAAAACGCAACCAGAGCGCCAAAAGCAGGGCCATGTTGACCAACACGGCATCCGCAAGTATGAATATGAACATCCGCCAGTAGTAACGGGCCAAAGCCTGTCCTCCTTAAAAGCGGTTCGCTTCTGCTATCTCCTCTTATGGCAAACCTATCCAAGTATTCGACAATAAAATTCCATTTCCTTCTCTAAAGGTAAAGCTTACCGTGTAGCGACCCGAAGAACCTTTTCTACGGCACAGCATGTATCGTAAATATCTTTCTCCGACAGGGTGGGATGGACAAGAAACATTAAAGAAGTCTCGCCCAGTTCTTTTGCTACTTTTAAACGTTCAGGCGGGCGCAGTCCTTCTTTTTCAAAAGCCTTCTCCAGGTAGATCTCGCTGCAAGAACCGGTAAAGCACGGTATCCCTTCAGCACATATGGCTGCCATCACCCTATCTCTATTCCACCCGCTTTTTAGGGCTTCAGGACGGATGAAAACATAATATTTGTAATATGCATGTTCAATTGATTCCGGCGGCGGGGTCACCCGCAGGGCCGGTAAATTTGCAAAGCATTCCGTGAGTATGGCCGCGTTTCTCCGGCGAACCTGCAACCAGCCCGGCAGCTTTCGCAAAGCCACCCGCCCGATGGCCGCCTGCATTTCGGTTAGCCGCCAGTTGGTGCCGAAAGATTCGTGAAGCCAGCGAAAGCCGGGGGGGTGCTGCCGGTGATAAACGGCCTCGTAACTCTTACCGTGATCCTTATAGCTCCAGGCCTTTTCCCAGATTTCCTTACTGTTGGTAGTAAGCATCCCGCCTTCCCCGCCCGTGGTGATAATCTTATCCTGACAAAAGGAGAAGGCGGCAACGTCACCCAGGGAACCTACCGGACGCCCCTTATAGGTGGCCCCGTGGGCCTGGGCGCAATCCTCCACAACAAAAAGCCCCTTTTCCCGGGCCAGTTCGAGAATGGGATCCATATCACAGGGCCACCCCGCCAGGTGCACCGCAATGATGGCTTTCGTCCTCGGGGTAAGCGCCGCTTTCACGGTCTCAGCAGTAATATTCTGGCTGACCGGATCAACATCCGCCATCACCGGCCGGGCACCCCGCATCACTACACAGCTTGCCGACGCAATAAAAGTCCGGCTGGTCACGATTACCTCATCCCCCGGACCGATGCCCAGGGCATAAAGGGCCAGCTCCAGCGCCACCGTCCCGTTGGCGACGGCCACGGCATACTTACATCCAGCGAAGGACGCGAACTCCTGTTCGAACAACCGCCCTTCTTCCCCGGTCCAGTAATTCACCTTACCGGACTTTAGGATTGACGTAGCAGCATCAATTTCATCCTGCTCAAAAAAGGGCCAGGGAGGTAAAGGAGAAGTACGAATGGGTTTTCCTCCTTCAATAGCAAGTTTTACCATAACTGAAAAGTCCCTCTTTAACACAAAAATTTTACCCTCGTTTGGTTAGAAAGCCTCAGGAAATAATTCCATTAATTCCATGAGAGAAGATATAGTATAATGTGGTTTCCCACTTAAAGGTGCTGGGTTTTTAACGTATAATCCTTCCTTACGTTTAACAAAAACGCTTATCATCCCCAATATATTAGGCGCTACGAAGTCCTTTGTTGGATTATCTCCAACGTAAACCGTGTCCTGCGGCAAGACTCTAAGAATTTC
Coding sequences within it:
- a CDS encoding Rpn family recombination-promoting nuclease/putative transposase translates to MTENQIDHDRLFKELLETFFAEFMELFFPEAARSIDLTQIRFLQQEIFTDVTAGDRHKVDILVETRLKGQPGLILVHIEPQSYVQKNFNERMFVYFSRLYEKYRRKILPVAVFGYDRVRDEPDSFGIAFPFLEVLNFRFYKLELKKLDWREYIHSDNPVAAALLSKMGFRPEERVRVKLEFLRMLARMKLDPARMELLAVFFETYLKLNREEEEQLYRELGKMDKKEVDAIMQITTSWHEKGRAEGRAEGRAEGRAEGRMEGRMEKAREIICKYLSRKFGDKSADLQQKVWRMTDLEALDYILEQLFAASTLEEARVIINNGVRER
- a CDS encoding IS1634 family transposase, giving the protein MYARTKTFTNKDGSKRTYVQIVEAVREHGKVRQKVVANLGRIDELQKGSLDRLIASLAKFSKTKWIQAEADKLMVHSAKEWGLDLIFRHLWEQLGLDFILKRHFSQAYTCSQLAEAVYAMVLNRISDPLSKRGVNEWLKEVYRPSFDQLELHHLYRALDFLAEYKERIELDLFDSTRNLFDLEVDMIFWDTTSTYFEGRGPEELGRYGHSKDHRPDRIQVMVGVVMTRAGIPIAHEVFPGNTADVNTFSQIIADVRERFQLTRVVFVGDRGMVSQDILEHLDKNHIEYIVGMRMRKVKDVGEVLKTGGRYRTVKGNLKVKEVWYDADRYIVCHNPVQAEHDKKAREEMCRKLEEQLKNGGIKSLVGNRGYRRYLLLNKDAVVGIDQEALREEARYDGKYVLRTNSQLSTEEVALAYKDLWRVERAFREMKSSLDLRPVYHWKDSRVRGHIMVCFLALVLESALQRKLAEKEVELEYVYLLRDLQQLKAVELSIGEDKYLCRTELVGNAYEAFRALGIRPPLKVAEIKNDGNGTCKQSARTSDDYHTPSLL
- a CDS encoding DegT/DnrJ/EryC1/StrS family aminotransferase codes for the protein MVKLAIEGGKPIRTSPLPPWPFFEQDEIDAATSILKSGKVNYWTGEEGRLFEQEFASFAGCKYAVAVANGTVALELALYALGIGPGDEVIVTSRTFIASASCVVMRGARPVMADVDPVSQNITAETVKAALTPRTKAIIAVHLAGWPCDMDPILELAREKGLFVVEDCAQAHGATYKGRPVGSLGDVAAFSFCQDKIITTGGEGGMLTTNSKEIWEKAWSYKDHGKSYEAVYHRQHPPGFRWLHESFGTNWRLTEMQAAIGRVALRKLPGWLQVRRRNAAILTECFANLPALRVTPPPESIEHAYYKYYVFIRPEALKSGWNRDRVMAAICAEGIPCFTGSCSEIYLEKAFEKEGLRPPERLKVAKELGETSLMFLVHPTLSEKDIYDTCCAVEKVLRVATR
- a CDS encoding IS200/IS605 family accessory protein TnpB-related protein yields the protein MTKAPRVTGKLWLPEKHRLKVWELLLSGTPYNIELIRGRDGRYRVHITFTIAAPEPVTNPNRGYLGMDTNPDGVALANVNYFGQPEPWPEGFAVPYPKALHKFAGEFQVTVQPNGFLYIKIPELAYSRGYRRTYLIGVLAKVVVDIARVLGKPIALEDLDFGKDRLDTDRKFNRMAANFPFKKIIEAVTRRAFKEGVGVKPVRPAHTSTIGYYKYMERYGVIIHHAAALTIARRAIGFRERITNELKQKIRVIKEKLNRKVDSLPGEGKGMTRKVKRLFNRLDEKIPVYNGLDRFKQESFYSVWHELKQLALLSR
- a CDS encoding nucleoside-diphosphate sugar epimerase/dehydratase, with translation MFIFILADAVLVNMALLLALWLRFDGNIPAQYYASYRSMALLFTLVWLISFYAFGLYARMWQYASVSDLLSIVGAVTAGVFVNISLAYFYMEGGKFPLPRTVFIIAWLLNVVLIGGFRFSWRLFLNRGIHFGRLRAGRPVLIVGAGEAGAAVARELNNQNNHHHVPVGFVDDDPAKQKMQLFGLPVLGTREDIPRLVDRYAIEEIIIAMPSVPGRVIREIVEICRPTGAKLRILPGIYELIDGKVTVSQIRNVEVEDLLGREPVKVNLEEIAGYLEDRTVLVTGAGGSIGSELCRQIAQFNPRKLILLGHGENSIFEIHRELSQGYPELELAPAIVDVRDAASINRLFGVHRPHVVFHAAAHKHVPLMEENAFEALKNNVWGTFNVARAAHDCNVRTFVLISTDKAVNPVSIMGATKRVAEMVVQEMALKSKTCFAAVRFGNVLGSRGSVVPIFKKQIASGGPVTVTHPEMTRYFMTIPEAVQLIIQAGAMARGGEIFVLDMGEPVKIVELAETMIRLSGFEPGEDIEIVFTGVRPGEKLSEELLTSAEKVNSTRHERIFIARPEPVDSAKLNHFLSVLGNAGWLSEEEAVALLQGLIPNFRKEKWNKVAQVG
- a CDS encoding sugar phosphate nucleotidyltransferase, with amino-acid sequence MHEGIPVYRVERFTEKPGPEKARQFLASGRYLWNSGMFIWRADLIYRLIEEHCWKVSSKVAQVNLPCFQVKEKCRNGQREATTPGNRGRQSAW